One Aegilops tauschii subsp. strangulata cultivar AL8/78 chromosome 7, Aet v6.0, whole genome shotgun sequence genomic window carries:
- the LOC120961834 gene encoding protein FAR1-RELATED SEQUENCE 5-like codes for MDGHSASLEEIEEYHMMVSQMFASENQGYEHHNRYARAKGFSVRLDDKEYVKGTREVKARRFCCSKEGHRLEKYFQATDQKREPRALTRCGCKAMLEIQHDAGRGQWFVKKFVDVHNHPLADPDQSAFLRSHRRMNDAHKADAVEYGLGGLRTFQIMNVAEKQHGGYPHVGYISRDLYNFFARYKKKRILGRDADFVLNHMRVQEERDAEFFFKYTTDDEGHLRNLFWADSQSQIDYEAFGDVVVFDSTYRVNRYNLPFVAFVGLNHHRSTVVFGIGVVSDETHKSYEWLLQTFVEAMGHKEPITVITYGDSAMRKAIRKILPRTDHRLCSWHIEQNMIRHLRNPMLDDFRKLIYCRMGVYQFEKSWAEFKANYEIEEENEWMSRMYKLRKKWAAAYTKGRYFLGMQSNQRSESLNSRLHNHLDRKMSLVDVVEHTEHCISRMRRNEAELDAICSQSVPFTRIDACLLEINAARIYTPKIFKMVRDCIRRSCAWVIQEQTAVNDLVRYEVVLKDGAEGGSRRLFSVKCSFDGSLMNGAFCPCRKMECEAIPCAHIFAVLVFVRAATIPPCCVSKRWTMEAKATFVSVRNANTHVWSEEMSRYRELRNIASIALFKVSKSGERSQEVKDYLQSIIDGPIENDDNNEETTFGPIPSHYSAASHASADRVLDPKIVDTKGAPCKKRMKPFHETLRETNGRKKRTRRCGQCKSSEHDRRRCPDLGK; via the coding sequence ATGGATGGTCATAGTGCTAGCTTGGAGGAGATAGAAGAATATCACATGATGGTTAGTCAGATGTTTGCAAGCGAGAACCAAGGTTACGAGCACCACAACAGATATGCAAGAGCAAAAGGTTTTAGTGTCAGATTGGATGACAAGGAGTACGTGAAGGGCACCAGAGAGGTGAAAGCAAGACGTTTCTGCTGCTCTAAAGAAGGGCACCGATTGGAGAAGTACTTTCAAGCAACTGACCAAAAAAGGGAGCCACGGGCGCTGACCCGTTGTGGTTGCAAAGCTATGCTTGAGATCCAACATGATGCAGGCAGGGGTCAGTGGTTTGTTAAGAAGTTTGTTGATGTCCATAACCACCCGCTAGCCGACCCGGACCAATCTGCTTTTCTACGGTCTCACCGTCGGATGAACGATGCTCACAAGGCTGATGCAGTGGAATACGGACTTGGTGGTCTCCGTACGTTCCAAATCATGAATGTGGCTGAGAAACAGCATGGTGGCTATCCTCATGTTGGGTATATTTCCCGAGACCTGTACAATTTCTTCGCCAGGTACAAGAAAAAAAGAATCTTAGGCAGGGATGCTGACTTTGTGCTGAACCATATGAGAGTACAGGAAGAACGAGATGCTGAGTTTTTCTTCAAATACACCACGGATGATGAAGGACATCTTCGAAATTTATTCTGGGCAGATTCACAGTCTCAGATTGATTATGAAGCATTCGGAGATGTAGTTGTGTTTGACAGCACTTATCGGGTCAACCGCTACAATCTCCCTTTTGTTGCATTTGTTGGACTGAACCATCATCGTAGTACTGTTGTTTTCGGGATTGGTGTTGTTTCAGATGAGACCCACAAGTCATACGAGTGGCTACTTCAGACCTTTGTAGAGGCGATGGGTCATAAGGAGCCCATAACTGTTATCACATATGGAGATTCGGCAATGAGAAAAGCAATTAGGAAGATTTTGCCAAGGACAGACCATCGGCTATGCAGTTGGCACATTGAGCAGAACATGATACGCCACCTGCGTAATCCAATGCTTGATGACTTCAGAAAACTCATATACTGTCGAATGGGAGTTTACCAGTTTGAGAAATCATGGGCTGAGTTCAAGGCGAACTATGAGATCGAAGAGGAGAACGAATGGATGTCCAGAATGTACAAACTTAGGAAAAAGTGGGCCGCAGCTTATACCAAGGGAAGATATTTCTTGGGTATGCAGAGCAACCAGCGTAGTGAGAGTCTGAACTCTAGGCTCCACAATCATCTGGACCGGAAAATGTCGTTGGTTGATGTGGTGGAGCACACTGAGCACTGCATATCACGTATGCGGAGGAACGAGGCCGAGTTGGATGCAATATGTTCGCAGTCAGTTCCTTTCACTAGAATAGATGCTTGCCTGTTGGAGATAAATGCTGCTCGTATTTATACACCAAAAATTTTCAAGATGGTAAGAGATTGTATCCGGAGATCATGTGCATGGGTGATTCAAGAGCAAACAGCAGTAAATGACTTGGTCAGGTATGAAGTTGTGTTAAAAGATGGAGCGGAAGGAGGGAGCAGACGTCTGTTCTCTGTAAAGTGTTCTTTTGATGGCTCGTTGATGAATGGTGCCTTCTGTCCTTGCCGTAAGATGGAGTGCGAAGCCATCCCTTGCGCGCACATTTTCGCTGTTCTGGTTTTCGTACGGGCAGCGACCATTCCTCCATGTTGTGTTAGCAAAAGGTGGACAATGGAAGCCAAGGCTACATTCGTGTCAGTGAGAAATGCAAATACACATGTGTGGTCAGAAGAGATGAGTCGTTACCGTGAACTGAGAAACATAGCTAGTATTGCTCTATTCAAAGTATCAAAAAGCGGGGAGCGTTCGCAGGAGGTGAAAGATTATCTCCAAAGTATCATCGATGGGCCCATCGAGAATGATGATAACAACGAGGAGACAACATTTGGTCCTATACCCTCTCACTACTCTGCCGCAAGCCATGCTTCAGCGGATAGAGTCCTTGATCCAAAAATAGTCGACACAAAAGGTGCTCCATGCAAGAAGAGAATGAAGCCATTTCACGAGACGTTGAGGGAAACGAACGGGCGGAAGAAGAGAACTAGAAGATGCGGCCAATGTAAAAGTTCCGAACATGACAGGCGCAGATGTCCAGATTTAGGGAAATAA
- the LOC120967882 gene encoding uncharacterized protein, which translates to MIRRLLNVVVKNTSTGVHSVRRIDPYKHLFYESAGEPAASIANKAKDCALEMQALSLPEPAVSFSPSPTTLPLMGGIDLFAPMGGGEGRIVGANVAGESMLYDADERLFLHLPWINEPKGWNPVCLSIPIPGAAENSLYVMERCLGESMDAYGSSEDYTVSCFEVLEHGPRTGGHEVREMHRGWRWRVLRPPPFVLEPDYQPSVSPPTLAWLTRPTGAPPSTCHARTGALAPIALTRRGTWSNGGASGSGLCPFMGKPST; encoded by the coding sequence ATGATACGGCGGCTTCTCAATGTGGTGGTGAAGAATACTTCCACAGGCGTCCACTCGGTGCGGCGAATCGACCCGTACAAGCATCTCTTCTACGAATCAGCAGGTGAGCCAGCAGCGTCGATCGCAAACAAGGCCAAGGATTGTGCTCTGGAAATGCAGGCCCTTTCTCTGCCCGAGCCAGCGGTGAGCTTCTCTCCATCCCCGACCACTCTGCCGCTCATGGGCGGCATTGATTTGTTCGCGCCCATGGGCGGCGGCGAAGGCAGGATCGTAGGCGCCAACGTGGCCGGCGAAAGCATGCTGTACGATGCCGACGAGCGTCTCTTCCTTCATCTGCCCTGGATCAACGAGCCCAAGGGGTGGAACCCCGTGTGCCTCTCCATCCCCATACCCGGCGCCGCCGAGAACAGCCTCTACGTCATGGAGAGGTGCCTCGGGGAGTCCATGGATGCATATGGCTCCAGTGAGGACTACACCGTTTCCTGCTTCGAGGTCCTCGAGCACGGGCCCAGGACCGGCGGCCATGAGGTGCGCGAAATGCATAGAGGCTGGCGCTGGCGGGTTCTCCGGCCGCCTCCATTCGTCCTCGAACCAGACTACCAACCCTCTGTATCGCCTCCTACACTAGCATGGTTAACAAGGCCAACAGGTGCTCCACCATCTACATGTCATGCGAGGACAGGCGCATTGGCACCTATTGCTTTGACACGTCGAGGAACGTGGAGCAATGGAGGCGCGTCGGGGAGTGGGCTCTGCCCTTTCATGGGGAAGCCAAGTACATAA